The following are encoded together in the Rana temporaria chromosome 12, aRanTem1.1, whole genome shotgun sequence genome:
- the STAU1 gene encoding double-stranded RNA-binding protein Staufen homolog 1 isoform X1, whose protein sequence is MANPKEKTPMCLVNELARFNKVQPEYKLLSEQGPAHSKVIRPGRWQDYSLLERVGEDRPNQTFTVQLTLGDQNWEAEGTSIKKAQHAAAAKALEGTKYPKPTARPSRNEGKNPDSITPTVELNALCMKLGRKPTYKPLDPYTGIRSSYNYNMRGGGYSPRFSPRYFYPFPMAPMLYQVELCIGGQQFPGKGRTRQAAKHDAATKALKFLQHEPLPSKPEMNGKASDEENLNKSEISQVFEIALKRNLPVNFEVTKETGPPHMKSFATKVAVGEFVGEGEGKSKKISKKNAAMAVLAELKKLPPLPTVEKMKPRIKKKTKSIVKLPTSPEYGQGMNPISRLAQIQQAKKDKEPEYTLITERGLPRRREFVMQVKVGNQTAEGMGTNKKVAKRKAAENMLELLGFKVPPAPAKPALKNDEKAPVKKPVDGRKVTFFEPGSGEENTNNNKEDEFRMPYHSHQQLPAGILPMVPEVAQAVGANQGLHTKEFNRVAANPAVATVTAMIARELLYAGSSPTADTIMKNNHGPNHTLHGPLTRPSEQLEYLSSVQGIEVEYKDFPKNNKNEFVSLINCSFQPPLISHGVGKEVESCHDMAALNILKLLSEMDQQSPEVPRTGNGPMSVCVKPEMESDSLLKPASSNTLGQTLDNTA, encoded by the exons ATGGCAAACCCCAAAGAGAAAACCCCCATGTGTCTAGTGAATGAATTGGCCCGTTTCAATAAAGTTCAGCCTGAGTACAAACTTCTGAGTGAACAAGGCCCGGCGCACTCCAAG GTGATACGGCCAGGACGCTGGCAGGATTACAGCCTTCTTGAGAGAGTGGGAGAAGATCGCCCAAACCAA ACCTTCACCGTACAGCTCACACTGGGAGACCAGAACTGGGAGGCCGAAGGGACGAGTATTAAAAAAGCTCAACATGCTGCTGCTGCCAAAGCTTTGGAGGGGACTAAATACCCGAAACCTACTGCCCGCCCATCCCGCAATGAGGGAAAAAACCCAG ACAGTATAACCCCCACCGTGGAACTGAATGCGTTGTGTATGAAACTGGGCCGGAAACCCACCTATAAACCCCTGGACCCTTATACAGGAATACGTTCCTCATACAACTACAACATGCGGGGCGGCGGTTATTCCCCACG CTTCTCTCCAAGGTACTTCTACCCGTTCCCCATGGCTCCTATGCTGTACCAAGTCGAGCTTTGTATAGGCGGGCAACAATTTCCTGGTAAAGGTAGAACGCGGCAGGCCGCCAAGCACGACGCAGCTACTAAAGCTCTGAAGTTCTTACAGCACGAACCCCTACCCAGCAAACCCGAG ATGAATGGAAAAGCATCGGATGAAGAAAATCTAAACAAGTCAGAAATAAGCCAGGTGTTTGAAATTGCACTCAAAAGGAACTTACCTGTGAACTTTGAG GTGACCAAGGAGACGGGTCCTCCTCACATGAAGAGCTTTGCCACAAAGGTGGCCGTTGGAGAGTTTGTCGGTGAAGGAGAAGGGAAGAGTAAAAAGATTTCGAAGAAGAATGCTGCCATGGCCGTCCTTGCTGAGCTGAAGAAACTGCCTCCTCTTCCCACAGTAGAGAAAATGAAACCACGAATCAAAAAGAAAACCAAGTCCATCGTGAAG CTTCCTACCAGTCCGGAGTATGGGCAAGGCATGAACCCCATCAGTAGGCTAGCTCAGATACAGCAAGCTAAGAAGGACAAAGAACCTGAATACACCCTCATCACTGAGCGAGGCCTACCCCGGCGCCGGGAGTTTGTCatgcag GTGAAGGTTGGGAACCAGACGGCGGAGGGAATGGGCACCAACAAGAAAGTGGCCAAACGCAAAGCTGCTGAGAACATGTTGGAGCTCCTGGGGTTTAAAGTTCCTCCAGCACCTGCCAAACCGGCCCTGAAGAATGATGAGAAG GCTCCGGTGAAGAAACCAGTGGACGGGCGGAAGGTGACCTTCTTCGAGCCTGGATCTGGAGAGGAGAATACCAATA ACAATAAAGAAGACGAGTTTCGAATGCCCTATCACAGCCATCAGCAGCTGCCAGCCGGAATTCTACCCATGGTCCCTGAAGTAGCACAAGCTGTAGGGGCCAACCAAGGACTTCACACCAAAGAATTTAATAGGGTGGCTGCAAATCCCGCCGTGGCCACTGTAACTGCAATGATTGCACGAGAACTGCTGTATGCCGGAAGCTCCCCGACAGCAGACACCATTATGAAGAATAACCATGGCCCCAACCACACGCTGCACGGTCCGCTCACCCGGCCCTCGGAACAGTTAGAGTACCTGTCCAGCGTGCAGGGAATTGAG GTCGAATATAAAGACTttccaaaaaacaacaaaaacgagTTTGTCTCCCTAATAAATTGTTCCTTCCAACCGCCACTAATCAGCCACGGTGTGGGGAAAGAGGTGGAGTCCTGCCATGATATG gCTGCTTTGAATATCTTGAAGCTGCTCTCTGAAATGGACCAACAAAGTCCTGAGGTGCCGAGGACGGGGAATGGACCAATGTCGGT GTGTGTCAAACCCGAAATGGAAAGTGACTCTCTCCTCAAACCAGCTAGCTCAAACACTTTGGGACAAACACTGGACAATACAGCCTGA
- the STAU1 gene encoding double-stranded RNA-binding protein Staufen homolog 1 isoform X2: MSQVQNAPAALSGSLLSKKPHSPLPQSLGIPPTAGPLPSEHAGRPHQSSALPPTSVTSGNAAAVSSNMANPKEKTPMCLVNELARFNKVQPEYKLLSEQGPAHSKVIRPGRWQDYSLLERVGEDRPNQTFTVQLTLGDQNWEAEGTSIKKAQHAAAAKALEGTKYPKPTARPSRNEGKNPDSITPTVELNALCMKLGRKPTYKPLDPYTGIRSSYNYNMRGGGYSPRFSPRYFYPFPMAPMLYQVELCIGGQQFPGKGRTRQAAKHDAATKALKFLQHEPLPSKPEMNGKASDEENLNKSEISQVFEIALKRNLPVNFEVTKETGPPHMKSFATKVAVGEFVGEGEGKSKKISKKNAAMAVLAELKKLPPLPTVEKMKPRIKKKTKSIVKLPTSPEYGQGMNPISRLAQIQQAKKDKEPEYTLITERGLPRRREFVMQVKVGNQTAEGMGTNKKVAKRKAAENMLELLGFKVPPAPAKPALKNDEKAPVKKPVDGRKVTFFEPGSGEENTNNNKEDEFRMPYHSHQQLPAGILPMVPEVAQAVGANQGLHTKEFNRVAANPAVATVTAMIARELLYAGSSPTADTIMKNNHGPNHTLHGPLTRPSEQLEYLSSVQGIEVEYKDFPKNNKNEFVSLINCSFQPPLISHGVGKEVESCHDMAALNILKLLSEMDQQSPEVPRTGNGPMSVCVKPEMESDSLLKPASSNTLGQTLDNTA, from the exons ATGTCACAAGTCCAGAACGCACCCGCCGCCCTCTCAGGGAGCCTGCTGAGCAAGAAGCCGCACTCTCCCCTCCCTCAGTCTCTGGGGATCCCACCCACTGCCGGCCCCCTGCCTTCTGAACATGCAGGAAGACCACACCAGAGCTCCGCCCTGCCGCCTACGTCTGTCACCTCTGGCAATGCTGCTGCAG tcTCTTCTAACATGGCAAACCCCAAAGAGAAAACCCCCATGTGTCTAGTGAATGAATTGGCCCGTTTCAATAAAGTTCAGCCTGAGTACAAACTTCTGAGTGAACAAGGCCCGGCGCACTCCAAG GTGATACGGCCAGGACGCTGGCAGGATTACAGCCTTCTTGAGAGAGTGGGAGAAGATCGCCCAAACCAA ACCTTCACCGTACAGCTCACACTGGGAGACCAGAACTGGGAGGCCGAAGGGACGAGTATTAAAAAAGCTCAACATGCTGCTGCTGCCAAAGCTTTGGAGGGGACTAAATACCCGAAACCTACTGCCCGCCCATCCCGCAATGAGGGAAAAAACCCAG ACAGTATAACCCCCACCGTGGAACTGAATGCGTTGTGTATGAAACTGGGCCGGAAACCCACCTATAAACCCCTGGACCCTTATACAGGAATACGTTCCTCATACAACTACAACATGCGGGGCGGCGGTTATTCCCCACG CTTCTCTCCAAGGTACTTCTACCCGTTCCCCATGGCTCCTATGCTGTACCAAGTCGAGCTTTGTATAGGCGGGCAACAATTTCCTGGTAAAGGTAGAACGCGGCAGGCCGCCAAGCACGACGCAGCTACTAAAGCTCTGAAGTTCTTACAGCACGAACCCCTACCCAGCAAACCCGAG ATGAATGGAAAAGCATCGGATGAAGAAAATCTAAACAAGTCAGAAATAAGCCAGGTGTTTGAAATTGCACTCAAAAGGAACTTACCTGTGAACTTTGAG GTGACCAAGGAGACGGGTCCTCCTCACATGAAGAGCTTTGCCACAAAGGTGGCCGTTGGAGAGTTTGTCGGTGAAGGAGAAGGGAAGAGTAAAAAGATTTCGAAGAAGAATGCTGCCATGGCCGTCCTTGCTGAGCTGAAGAAACTGCCTCCTCTTCCCACAGTAGAGAAAATGAAACCACGAATCAAAAAGAAAACCAAGTCCATCGTGAAG CTTCCTACCAGTCCGGAGTATGGGCAAGGCATGAACCCCATCAGTAGGCTAGCTCAGATACAGCAAGCTAAGAAGGACAAAGAACCTGAATACACCCTCATCACTGAGCGAGGCCTACCCCGGCGCCGGGAGTTTGTCatgcag GTGAAGGTTGGGAACCAGACGGCGGAGGGAATGGGCACCAACAAGAAAGTGGCCAAACGCAAAGCTGCTGAGAACATGTTGGAGCTCCTGGGGTTTAAAGTTCCTCCAGCACCTGCCAAACCGGCCCTGAAGAATGATGAGAAG GCTCCGGTGAAGAAACCAGTGGACGGGCGGAAGGTGACCTTCTTCGAGCCTGGATCTGGAGAGGAGAATACCAATA ACAATAAAGAAGACGAGTTTCGAATGCCCTATCACAGCCATCAGCAGCTGCCAGCCGGAATTCTACCCATGGTCCCTGAAGTAGCACAAGCTGTAGGGGCCAACCAAGGACTTCACACCAAAGAATTTAATAGGGTGGCTGCAAATCCCGCCGTGGCCACTGTAACTGCAATGATTGCACGAGAACTGCTGTATGCCGGAAGCTCCCCGACAGCAGACACCATTATGAAGAATAACCATGGCCCCAACCACACGCTGCACGGTCCGCTCACCCGGCCCTCGGAACAGTTAGAGTACCTGTCCAGCGTGCAGGGAATTGAG GTCGAATATAAAGACTttccaaaaaacaacaaaaacgagTTTGTCTCCCTAATAAATTGTTCCTTCCAACCGCCACTAATCAGCCACGGTGTGGGGAAAGAGGTGGAGTCCTGCCATGATATG gCTGCTTTGAATATCTTGAAGCTGCTCTCTGAAATGGACCAACAAAGTCCTGAGGTGCCGAGGACGGGGAATGGACCAATGTCGGT GTGTGTCAAACCCGAAATGGAAAGTGACTCTCTCCTCAAACCAGCTAGCTCAAACACTTTGGGACAAACACTGGACAATACAGCCTGA